ATGGGGGGTACTCCTCAAGTTTGACTAATGCGCGAGCGGTCGATAATACACGGCGCGCGCGATCCGTCAAGGGGTGTGCTGCCACTTTTCCTCTGGGGAGGTCGCAAGCAGGGGAAGGGCGAGCCAATGCTCCTACCCCAACCAGGAGTTGAAGGCCGGACCCACTCCGCTCAGGCGGCGCGTGCGAGGTGGGTGTCCAGCGCCTCCAGGAGCCAGTCGTGGGTGGCGCCCGGTGTCGGGCGGTCGGGGCCGGAGACCTTGGCGACGAGGTTCCAGTAGTGGTCGATCCGCGGGTCCGCGGCCAGCAACTGTCGCAGCTGCCTGCGGAAGTCGGCGGTGTCGCGCTGACCGCTGGCGGCGGCGTAGGCGCCAACGAAGCAGTCCAGCGCCTCGCCCTCGAACGGCGTTCGCCGCGCCCGGAGTTCGGGGGCGGCCAGCAGGTGGGCCTCGCCCAGGCCGTCATAGAGAACGGCCGGGCGCCAGCCCTCGTCGGCCCGGTGTGCGGCGGGCTGGGGCGCGGTGCCGGGGCACGGGCGACTGACGAAGGCGTGCAGCTCGGCGAAGGCGAGTACCTGGCCGGGCGCCGGATCGTCCGGTGGCTGGGGCACCGCGTGTTCGATGAGGGTGGCCGCGACCCGGGCGGGGAGCCGTGCCGGAAGCCAGCGCCGCCAGAAGCGCGCCAGGACGGTGGTGTTGGGCGGTGTGGACAGGGCGCCGACCAGGCGCAGACGCCGGGCGCGTTCGTCCGGAGGGCAGTCCTGCAGGAGCCGCAGTGCCGCCTCCTGCCAGCGCAGCTCGGCCAGCCGGGAGCCGATCTCGCCGAGCTGTCCCGCGATGACGTCCTCCAGGGCGTCCTCCCGGTCCAGGACTCGGGTCACCTCGGGCACCGGCAGATCGAGTCGGCGCAACGACCGGATCAGGGCGAGCCGTTCCACGGCCTCGGGGCCGTAGCGGCGATGGCCGCCCGAGCTGCGGGTGGCCTCGGGCAGCAGACCGCGGTCCGAATAGAAGCGGACGGTCTTGACGGTGACCCCGGCCTGCTCGGCCAGCTCGCCGATGCTCCACATTCCGTCGGGTGACACGGTTTGAACCTCCCTCAGGGGGAGGTCCTAGCGTACCCGCGAACGCGGACGGCCCTTTTAGGGCCTGTCCCGTGGAGTAACGGCGTACAAGGAGGGTTCATGACGGCATTCGTGCTGGTGTCGGAGATCCACACCGGAGCGTGGGTGTGGCGGGAGACCACCGCCCTGTTGCGGGAGGCGGGTGCCGAGGTGCATCCCGTGACGCTTACCGGCATGGGCGACATCAAGCGTCCGGCGCCCGCGGAACCCGGCACCGACCTGGAGACGCACATCGAGGACCTGGTCCGCCTCCTCGACGTCCTGGAAGCACCCGACGTGGTGCTCGTCGGCCACGGCTACGGCATCCACCCCGTGCTCGCCGCCGCCGACCGGCGCCCGGACCGGGTCTCACGCGTCGTCCACGTGGACGCGGGCATGCCCCAGGACGGCGACATCCCGGCCGCCCTCGTTCCCGACCAGGCGATCCGGGAGTACGTGTGGTCCGCGAACGCCACGACGCGGCACAGCGGGACCATCGCCCCACCGCCGCCGGACGGTTGGCAGCGTTACGGCAGCCTGGACGGGGTCTCCGTGGAGGACCTGGCGCTGCTCGACCGACTCGCCGTACCGCAGCCCGTCGGGACGCTCGCCCAGCCGCTGCGCCTGACCGGAGCGGGCGCAAAACTGCCGACCACCGGCATTCTCTGCACCTCCAACGGCGCCGGGATCGCCATGATCGAGGCCTTGGTCGCGATAGGAGACCCGAAGCTCGCGGTGCTCACCGAACCGCGGGTGACCTTCTTCGAACTGCCCACCGGGCACTGGCCGATGCTGTCCGTCCCCGGCGAACTCGCCGAGGCCCTACTCTGTGCCGCCGCGGGCGAAGGACACCGCATCATGCCGAAGCAGGACGAACTCCCGGGCCACCTGCGCCCGTTCCTGCTCAACGTGCCCGAACAGCGCCGCGAACGGATCGGGAACGTCGACCTGTACTTCCCGGACCACGTGCACGCCCTTCCGGCCGGAGGTTCGGCGGAGGACGCGGCCGAGGACCGGTGCGAGCACTCGGCCCCGGGCACATCCAACGGTGAACAGCGGTGCCCCGCAGTGGTGTTCGTGCACGGTGGCCCGCTGCCCGAGGGAATCGAGCCGAGGCCGCGCGACTGGCCCGGCTTCTCCGGTCACGCCCACTACGTCGCCGGCCTCGGGGTGATCGGGGTGACCCTGGAGCACCGGCTGCACGACCTCACCGACTACGGCCGCGCCGCCGAGGACGTCGCCGCGGCCGTCGACCTGGTACGAGCCGACCC
This is a stretch of genomic DNA from Streptomyces sp. NA04227. It encodes these proteins:
- a CDS encoding MerR family transcriptional regulator, encoding MWSIGELAEQAGVTVKTVRFYSDRGLLPEATRSSGGHRRYGPEAVERLALIRSLRRLDLPVPEVTRVLDREDALEDVIAGQLGEIGSRLAELRWQEAALRLLQDCPPDERARRLRLVGALSTPPNTTVLARFWRRWLPARLPARVAATLIEHAVPQPPDDPAPGQVLAFAELHAFVSRPCPGTAPQPAAHRADEGWRPAVLYDGLGEAHLLAAPELRARRTPFEGEALDCFVGAYAAASGQRDTADFRRQLRQLLAADPRIDHYWNLVAKVSGPDRPTPGATHDWLLEALDTHLARAA
- a CDS encoding alpha/beta fold hydrolase; amino-acid sequence: MTAFVLVSEIHTGAWVWRETTALLREAGAEVHPVTLTGMGDIKRPAPAEPGTDLETHIEDLVRLLDVLEAPDVVLVGHGYGIHPVLAAADRRPDRVSRVVHVDAGMPQDGDIPAALVPDQAIREYVWSANATTRHSGTIAPPPPDGWQRYGSLDGVSVEDLALLDRLAVPQPVGTLAQPLRLTGAGAKLPTTGILCTSNGAGIAMIEALVAIGDPKLAVLTEPRVTFFELPTGHWPMLSVPGELAEALLCAAAGEGHRIMPKQDELPGHLRPFLLNVPEQRRERIGNVDLYFPDHVHALPAGGSAEDAAEDRCEHSAPGTSNGEQRCPAVVFVHGGPLPEGIEPRPRDWPGFSGHAHYVAGLGVIGVTLEHRLHDLTDYGRAAEDVAAAVDLVRADPRVDPDRIALWFFSAGGLLSAPWLAEPPSWLRGVAASYPILVPLPNWGIDESRFRPAAAVSGAGDLPIVLIRVGREMPEIATTVAEFLAAAGECGARVEVIDVPEGHHGFETLDHTDEARTALAAAMRSVIGHLRS